A window from Pangasianodon hypophthalmus isolate fPanHyp1 chromosome 4, fPanHyp1.pri, whole genome shotgun sequence encodes these proteins:
- the col4a5 gene encoding collagen alpha-5(IV) chain: protein MNKKLKSLQNLVAVLLFISVSVGVQRSECAACNGCGTGWKCDCSGVKGAKGERGFPGQSGHPGAPGFPGPEGPIGPRGEKGDDGPPGPPGLKGIRGPPGLPGFAGTPGIPGLPGLDGAPGPKGIAGCNGTKGDRGFPGSPGFPGIDGPRGTTGEPGQKGEPGEVISTGTHGTPGGPGSIGQPGPRGDPGLPGLPGPTGPPGPRGYDGPPGTPGPPGPKGNMGLNFQGPKGEKGEPGLQGPPGPPGQVDQLIGETDGVIHRGEKGDRGPPGPPGYPGPPGPSGPSGGPKGEKGEPGESGKRGKPGKDGDPGPPGLQGVTGDPGVPGLPGRAGERGEKGERGLPGPPGVVTSPSESREGPKGDPGLPGAPGRKGEPGLPGVQGPPGQPGRPGIGSQGPPGPPGYQGERGQKGDQGSPGVSLPGSPGRPGPPGLQGPSGPPGPPGISTGGENCLPGPAGLPGLNGEPGYPGEIGQKGEKGDTCVNCFSSGNLIPGPQGPPGPPGPAGSPGLPGFKGERGPPGSPGFMGPPGLQGSQGSPGLPGEKGDPGEAIALDAMKGDKGDTGFPGPPGLPGRDGAPGRNGAPGPPGPKGAPGSLMLKGERGLPGDPGLQGPPGDRGPPGSPGFGPQGPPGEKGFQGVSGRQGLPGPPGQKGEPGQTVSEKGAPGPRGRDGDPGLPGNPGDPGQPGSPGFPGLPGQKGEPGLPGIGLPGPPGPKGFPGIAGSPGGPGRLGPPGVDGLPGVPGLRGPKGAPGYGIPGPQGPPGLPGSKGFPGPKGDPGFPGNPGAPGRPGIDGPPGYKGEPGLPGPPGARGPQGPAGFGLPGLPGPAGPPGPMGNPGSPGLNGEKGDPGSPGLDIPGLPGDQGSPGLPGPPGSPGPPGNPGNPGQDGLPGFAGQKGEMGVMGAPGPAGNPGSPGVPGFPGPKGDNGQSGLPGIQGVNGAKGDKGEPGLRGPAGISIPGALVKGAKGEPGPQGISGVSGAKGIPGLPGDPGIPGQDGLPGPPGPPGPKGDSGIPGTTGVPGAPGQKGSMGEMGLPGPPGVKGSPGQPGRPGQPGSPGAPGFSGPKGDPGTPGFGQPGAPGPKGEPGSPGTPGTAGPKGQQGPPGSSGIPGGPGPKGDPGLPGLQGAPGATGPKGLDGVPGAPGLAGSPGRPGTPGQPGLPGAPGDKGQAGRDGIPGPAGLKGEPGIPGYGLPGPPGIPGMPGQKGDPGLPGQPGSPGFPGPKGDIGSAGATGSPGSQGPPGPPGQSIQGPKGFQGPPGPPGRGGPPGPEGPRGPPGSGGVKGEKGYSGNPGSPGLPGQKGDTGPQGFTGPPGPPGTVGLKGDVGLPGITGFPGPKGQPGNSGPAGLRGDPGEPGPPGLPGDPGQAPAPIVIKGVQGPPGPSGSQGPPGPPGKAGLEGLPGQSGSNGDPGPDGPPGFTGPAGRKGESGPTGQPGQQGLPGPPGPDGLQGPPGPPGLSSAAHGFLITRHSQTTDVPQCPFGTSLIYDGYSLLYVQGNERAHGQDLGTAGSCLRRFSTMPFMFCNINNVCNFASRNDYSYWLSTPEPMPMSMAPIQGESIKPYISRCAVCEAPAMVIAVHSQTIQLPSCPKSWEPLWIGYSFMMHTSAGAEGSGQALASPGSCLEEFRSSPFIECHGHGTCNYYGNSYSFWLATVEQSEMFRKPQSETLKAGNLQTRVSRCIVCMKRT from the exons gcatgTAATGGCTGTGGGACTGGATGGAAGTGTGACTGCAGTGGAGTGAAAGGAGCGAAG ggTGAAAGAGGTTTTCCAGGTCAATCAGGTCATCCAGGTGCACCAGGATTCCCTGGACCAGAAGGGCCAATTGGACCCCGTGGAGAGAAG GGTGATGATGGACCTCCAGGACCGCCTGGACTTAAAGGAATAAGA GGACCTCCTGGACTCCCTGGATTTGCAGGGACGCCAGGAATTCCA GGTCTTCCGGGATTGGATGGGGCTCCAGGTCCAAAAGGAATTGCAGGCTGTAACGGAACAAAG GGTGACCGAGGATTCCCCGGAAGTCCAGGATTCCCTGGTATAGATGGTCCACGG GGAACAACTGGTGAGCCAGGACAGAAG GGAGAGCCTGGTGAGGTTATCTCTACAGGAACTCACGGAACACCAGGAGGCCCAGGAAGCATCGGTCAGCCAGGCCCCAGA gGAGATCCAGGACTGCCCGGGTTGCCAGGTCCTACTGGTCCTCCGGGTCCAAGAGGTTACGAT GGGCCACCAGGTACCCCTGGTCCACCAGGGCCAAAG GGAAATATGGGGCTGAACTTCCAAGGGCCAAAAGGAGAGAAG ggtgAACCTGGGTTGCAGGGGCCTCCTGGGCCACCAGGGCAAGTCGACCAATTAATAGGTGAAACAGACGGCGTGATTCATCGAGGAGAGAAG GGTGACCGTGGACCACCTGGACCCCCTGGATATCCTGGCCCTCCTGGACCATCT GGCCCAAGTGGCGGTCCGAAGGGAGAGAAGGGAGAGCCAGGAGAATCTGGAAAGAGG GGTAAACCTGGTAAAGATGGGGACCCTGGCCCTCCTGGACTTCAG ggtGTCACAGGAGACCCTGGTGTACCTGGTCTTCCAGGAAGAGCAGGAGAAAGA GGTGAGAAAGGAGAACGAGGACTACCTGGACCTCCAGGCGTG GTGACATCCCCATCCGAGAGCCGAGAAGGACCTAAAGGAGATCCTGGGCTTCCTGGAGCCCCTGGGAGGAAAGGAGAGCCAGGACTACCTG GTGTCCAAGGACCACCAGGTCAGCCAGGTCGTCCAG GAATCGGAAGTCAAGGCCCACCTGGCCCCCCCGGATATCaaggagagagaggacagaaggGAGATCAAGGATCGCCTGGAGTTTctcttccaggttctcctggCAGACCTGGACCACCAGGTTTACAAGGGCCTTCAGGACCTCCAGGACCTCCAGGAATATCCACCGGTGGTGAAAACTGCCTCCCAGGGCCTGCTGGACTTCCAGGCCTGAATGGGGAACCTGGTTACCCAGGAGAGATAGGCCAGAAAG GTGAAAAGGGGGACACGTGTGTGAATTGTTTCTCAAGTGGCAATCTCATCCCAGGACCACAGGGTCCACCTGGACCCCCAGGACCTGCAG GCAGTCCTGGGCTCCCTGGTTTTAAAGGAGAGAGAGGACCCCCAGGCAGCCCTGGTTTTATGGGGCCACCA GGTTTACAAGGATCACAAGGTTCACCTGGACTACCTGGAGAGAAGGGTGACCCTGGTGAAGCAATTGCCCTTGATGCTATGAAGGGAGATAAAGGAGACACAGGATTCCCTGGCCCTCCAGGTCTGCCTGGCCGGGATGGAGCACCTGGTCGAAATGGAGCTCCTGGACCGCCTGGTCCCAAAGGTGCACCT GGTTCCCTAATGCTTAAAGGTGAACGTGGCCTTCCTGGAGATCCTGGTCTCCAAGGTCCTCCTGGAGACAGGGGCCCTCCTGGTTCCCCTGGATTTGGCCCACAGGGACCTCCTGGAGAGAAAGGATTCCAGGGTGTGTCAGGAAGGCAAGGACTTCCTGGACCTCCAG GTCAGAAAGGTGAACCAGGTCAGACTGTCTCTGAGAAAGGGGCACCTGGACCCAGAGGACGTGATGGAGACCCCGGTCTACCAGGAAATCCAG GTGACCCAGGCCAACCTGGTTCCCCTGGTTTCCCAGGATTACCTGGCCAAAAAGGAGAACCTGGTCTCCCGGGTATAGGCTTGCCAGGCCCACCAGGTCCTAAAG GATTCCCAGGTATTGCGGGAAGTCCCGGCGGCCCTGGCAGGCTTGGACCTCCTGGTGTGGATGGACTACCCGGTGTACCTGGACTCCGTGGACCTAAG GGCGCACCTGGTTATGGTATTCCTGGCCCTCAGGGGCCCCCAGGTTTACCTGGCAGTAAGGGCTTTCCCGGGCCTAAAGGTGATCCTGGATTCCCTGGAAATCCGGGTGCACCCGGTCGACCTGGTATTGATGGTCCTCCCGGCTATAAAG GTGAGCCTGGTCTTCCTGGTCCTCCGGGTGCACGTGGCCCTCAAGGCCCCGCTGGTTTTGGTTTACCTGGACTACCTGGACCAGCAGGACCTCCTGGACCTATGGGCAATCCTG GTTCCCCTGGTTTGAATGGTGAGAAAGGAGACCCTGGTTCCCCTGGACTGGATATTCCAGGCTTGCCTGGTGACCAGGGTAGCCCCGGATTGCCTGGACCACCTGGTTCTCCTGGCCCTCCTGGGAATCCTGGTAACCCTGGCCAAGATGGACTACCTGGATTCGCTG GGCAAAAGGGAGAAATGGGTGTGATGGGTGCTCCAGGACCTGCTGGTAATCCTGGCAGCCCTGGTGTTCCAGGATTTCCTGGACCAAAAG GTGATAATGGTCAGTCAGGACTGCCAGGAATTCAAGGTGTGAATGGAGCAAAGGGAGATAAAGGTGAACCAGGTCTAAGAGGCCCTGCTGGTATCAGCATTCCTGGTGCCTTAGTAAAAGGAGCGAAGGGTGAACCAGGACCTCAAG GAATTAGTGGAGTTTCAGGAGCGAAAGGTATTCCTGGCCTTCCAGGAGATCCAGGTATCCCTGGACAGGATGGACTTCCTGGGCCACCTGGACCCCCAG GTCCCAAGGGAGATTCCGGAATTCCAGGAACAACAGGAGTCCCTGGTGCTCCAGGACAGAAAGGCAGCATGGGCGAGATGGGATTACCTG GCCCTCCTGGAGTTAAAGGAAGTCCAGGTCAGCCTGGGCGACCTGGACAGCCTGGATCTCCAGGAGCACCAGGATTCTCAGGACCAAAAGGAGACCCTGGAACACCAGGATTTGGGCAACCAGGAGCTCCAGGACCAAAG GGTGAACCTGGCTCTCCTGGTACCCCTGGAACTGCAGGGCCAAAAGGTCAACAGGGGCCCCCAGGAAGTTCAGGGATACCTGGGGGCCCTGGCCCAAAGGGTGATCCTGGCCTCCCAGGATTACAAG GTGCACCTGGCGCTACTGGTCCTAAGGGTCTGGATGGAGTCCCAGGTGCCCCTGGTCTAGCAGGATCACCTGGAAGGCCAGGAACCCCTGGCCAACCTGGTTTGCCAGGTGCACCTGGAGACAAGGGTCAAGCTGGTCGTGATGGTATTCCTGGACCAGCAGGATTGAAGGGAGAGCCAG gtATACCAGGTTATGGACTCCCAGGTCCTCCAGGCATTCCTGGAATGCCAG GTCAGAAAGGAGACCCTGGCCTTCCTGGCCAGCCTGGCAGCCCTGGTTTCCCTGGACCAAAGGGTGATATAGGATCCGCTGGTGCAACAGGCAGCCCTGGTTCTCAAGGGCCCCCTGGTCCTCCGGGTCAGTCCATTCAAGGTCCTAAAGGCTTCCAGGGTCCCCCTGGACCACCAGGAAGAGGAG GTCCTCCTGGCCCAGAGGGGCCCCGTGGACCACCAGGTTCTGGAGGAGTGAAGGGTGAGAAAGGCTACTCTGGAAATCCTGGATCACCTGGTTTACCTGGACAGAAGGGAGACACTGGACCACAAGGTTTTACG GGCCCTCCTGGACCTCCTGGAACTGTCGGACTTAAAGGAGACGTTGGCCTTCCGGGCATTACAGGATTCCCAG GACCTAAAGGTCAGCCTGGTAATTCTGGGCCTGCTGGTCTGCGTGGTGATCCCGGTGAACCTGGTCCTCCAG GTCTTCCTGGTGACCCAGGTCAAGCTCCGGCCCCAATTGTGATAAAGGGTGTGCAGGGGCCTCCTGGTCCTTCAGGATCCCAAGGACCCCCAGGGCCACCAGGAAAGGCAGGACTGGAGGGGCTTCCAG GTCAGTCTGGTAGTAATGGTGACCCAGGTCCTGATGGACCTCCAGGATTCACTGGTCCAGCTGGAAGGAAAGGAGAATCAGGACCAACTGGGCAGCCAG GTCAGCAGGGTTTACCTGGCCCTCCTGGTCCAGATGGGCTTCAAGGGCCACCAGGTCCCCCAGGTCTGTCATCAGCAGCTCATGGCTTCCTGATTACGCGACACAGTCAGACTACAGATGTACCGCAATGCCCATTTGGCACCTCTCTGATCTATGATGGCTATTCTCTGCTTTACGTGCAGGGCAATGAGAGGGCACATGGCCAAGACCTGG GTACGGCTGGAAGTTGTCTACGTCGTTTCAGCACCATGCCTTTCATGTTCTGCAACATCAACAATGTTTGCAACTTTGCTTCCCGGAATGACTACTCATATTGGTTGTCTACTCCTGAACCCATGCCCATGAGCATGGCTCCTATCCAGGGAGAAAGCATCAAACCCTACATCAGCAG